The proteins below are encoded in one region of Coffea arabica cultivar ET-39 chromosome 4c, Coffea Arabica ET-39 HiFi, whole genome shotgun sequence:
- the LOC113739801 gene encoding DEK domain-containing chromatin-associated protein 1-like isoform X3: MASEKETLEEKQPGKEEKEEEEEEDPDAAVKNGGEGVKEAAAGEEKLPDKEVEEEGGKDEMEVDKKEEKEEKVEQEDGEEEKVEVEEEEEDKKEKKKVKKSAKKVKEKVSPATPAIERPTRERKTVERYTETSAARSASPKPIAIEKGQGTPLKDIPNVAYKLSKRKADDTLQMLHYILFGKKGRAQTLKKNIGMFSGFVWTENEEEKQRAKVKEKLDKCVKDRLFVFCDILNIRLNKAVAKKEDLSAKLLEFLESPHATTEVLLADQEQGKRRKVKASTSKTSGSSDAATGKSAKKQKQDSEVGEKRKRSSTEDEEDDAFEHSDSKQESLGDEDSDAVVKAESDNEQSKSDEDVEEDHEEPKQKPSEKSASKKSVKKESGGNNREKSKAVKKESPAKSPKTSGKSAKKTVSSGSKKVATESDSKEKSKVSSSKKQKVEKDSEKVRDASGKEKATSIKQSSNSSTKGSGKDQGKSKSDKKAKAEPSNEEMHKVVVAILKEVDFNTATLSDILRQLGTHFGVDLMHRKSEVKAIITEVINNMTDEEDEEEDEEAEAGSNHEKDEDDDNDA; the protein is encoded by the exons ATGGCTTCTGAGAAAGAAACCCTCGAGGAGAAACAGCCAGGAAAGgaggagaaggaggaggaggaagaggaggatCCGGATGCTGCTGTGAAAAATGGTGGAGAAGGGGTAAAAGAAGCCGCAGCGGGTGAAGAGAAGTTGCCGGATAAAGAGGTGGAAGAAGAGGGAGGAAAAGATGAGATGGAAGTtgataagaaggaagagaaagagGAGAAAGTAGAGCAGGAGGATGGAGAAGAGGAAAAAGTTGaggtagaagaagaagaggaggataagaaggagaagaagaaagtgaagaagagCGCTAAGAAAGTGAAAGAGAAGGTTTCACCGGCGACACCGGCGATTGAGAGGCCCACCAGGGAGAGGAAGACTGTGGAGAGATATACCGAGACTTCTGCCGCAAGGAGTGCGTCGCCAAAACCGATAGCTATTGAGAAG gGTCAAGGCACGCCGCTAAAGGACATTCCTAATG TGGCATATAAGCTATCAAAAAGAAAAGCTGATGACACTCTACAGATGCTTCACTACATTCTTTTTGGCAAGAAAGGAAGG GCACAGACTTTGAAGAAAAACATAGGCATGTTTTCAGGCTTTGTCTGGACAGAAAATGAG GAGGAAAAGCAAAGGGCAAAAGTCAAGGAGAAGCTTGACAAATGTGTTAAGGACAGATTGTTTGTCTTTTGTGATATCCTCAATATTCGGTTGAACAAAGCTGTTGCAAAGAAG GAAGATCTTTCAGCAAAGTTATTGGAGTTCTTGGAATCCCCACATGCTACCACAGAGGTTTTGCTTGCTGACCAGGAACAG GGTAAGAGACGGAAGGTGAAAGCATCAACAAGTAAAACTTCAGGCTCTTCGGATGCAGCTACAGGAAAGTCAGCAAAG AAACAAAAACAGGATTCTGAAGTTGGGGAAAAGCGCAAGCGTTCCTCAACTgaggatgaagaagatgatgcgTTTGAGCATTCTGACAGCAAACAAGAATCTTTGGGGGATGAGGATAGTGATGCAGTTGTCAAAGCAGAAAGTGATAATGAGCAGAGCAAGTCAGATGAAGATGTTGAAGAAGATCATGAGGAACCCAAGCAGAAGCCAAGTGAGAAAAGTGCTTCTAAGAAGAGTGTGAAGAAGGAATCTGGTGGTAATAACAGGGAGAAGTCTAAGGCAGTGAAGAAAGAGAGCCCAGCCAAATCTCCCAAAACCTCTGGTAAAAGTGCCAAAAAAACTGTGAGTTCAGGATCTAAGAAAGTTGCTACTGAATCTGACTCAAAGGAGAAGTCCAAAGTTTCATCTTCTAAGAAACAGAAGGTTGAAAAGGACAGCGAGAAAGTACGTGATGCTTCTGGGAAAGAAAAAGCTACAAGTATTAAGCAGTCAAGCAACTCTTCGACAAAGGGTTCAGGAAAAGATCAAG GGAAATCAAAGAGTGACAAGAAGGCTAAGGCAGAACCCAGCAATGAGGAAATGCATAAAGTAGTAGTTGCCATTTTGAAGGAAGTGGATTTTAACACT GCAACCTTATCTGATATTCTCAGGCAACTTG GAACCCACTTTGGAGTGGATCTAATGCACCGAAAGTCTGAAGTTAAGGCTATAATTACTGAGGTTATAAATAACATGACTGACGAGGAAGATGAGGAAGAAGATGAGGAAGCTGAGGCTGGGAGTAATCATGAGAAAGATGAGGATGATGACAATGATGCTTAA
- the LOC113739801 gene encoding DEK domain-containing chromatin-associated protein 1-like isoform X2 codes for MASEKETLEEKQPGKEEKEEEEEEDPDAAVKNGGEGVKEAAAGEEKLPDKEVEEEGGKDEMEVDKKEEKEEKVEQEDGEEEKVEVEEEEEDKKEKKKVKKSAKKVKEKVSPATPAIERPTRERKTVERYTETSAARSASPKPIAIEKGQGTPLKDIPNVAYKLSKRKADDTLQMLHYILFGKKGRAQTLKKNIGMFSGFVWTENEEEKQRAKVKEKLDKCVKDRLFVFCDILNIRLNKAVAKKANLSAKLLEFLESPHATTEVLLADQEQKGKRRKVKASTSKTSGSSDAATGKSAKKQKQDSEVGEKRKRSSTEDEEDDAFEHSDSKQESLGDEDSDAVVKAESDNEQSKSDEDVEEDHEEPKQKPSEKSASKKSVKKESGGNNREKSKAVKKESPAKSPKTSGKSAKKTVSSGSKKVATESDSKEKSKVSSSKKQKVEKDSEKVRDASGKEKATSIKQSSNSSTKGSGKDQGKSKSDKKAKAEPSNEEMHKVVVAILKEVDFNTATLSDILRQLGTHFGVDLMHRKSEVKAIITEVINNMTDEEDEEEDEEAEAGSNHEKDEDDDNDA; via the exons ATGGCTTCTGAGAAAGAAACCCTCGAGGAGAAACAGCCAGGAAAGgaggagaaggaggaggaggaagaggaggatCCGGATGCTGCTGTGAAAAATGGTGGAGAAGGGGTAAAAGAAGCCGCAGCGGGTGAAGAGAAGTTGCCGGATAAAGAGGTGGAAGAAGAGGGAGGAAAAGATGAGATGGAAGTtgataagaaggaagagaaagagGAGAAAGTAGAGCAGGAGGATGGAGAAGAGGAAAAAGTTGaggtagaagaagaagaggaggataagaaggagaagaagaaagtgaagaagagCGCTAAGAAAGTGAAAGAGAAGGTTTCACCGGCGACACCGGCGATTGAGAGGCCCACCAGGGAGAGGAAGACTGTGGAGAGATATACCGAGACTTCTGCCGCAAGGAGTGCGTCGCCAAAACCGATAGCTATTGAGAAG gGTCAAGGCACGCCGCTAAAGGACATTCCTAATG TGGCATATAAGCTATCAAAAAGAAAAGCTGATGACACTCTACAGATGCTTCACTACATTCTTTTTGGCAAGAAAGGAAGG GCACAGACTTTGAAGAAAAACATAGGCATGTTTTCAGGCTTTGTCTGGACAGAAAATGAG GAGGAAAAGCAAAGGGCAAAAGTCAAGGAGAAGCTTGACAAATGTGTTAAGGACAGATTGTTTGTCTTTTGTGATATCCTCAATATTCGGTTGAACAAAGCTGTTGCAAAGAAGGCAA ATCTTTCAGCAAAGTTATTGGAGTTCTTGGAATCCCCACATGCTACCACAGAGGTTTTGCTTGCTGACCAGGAACAG AAGGGTAAGAGACGGAAGGTGAAAGCATCAACAAGTAAAACTTCAGGCTCTTCGGATGCAGCTACAGGAAAGTCAGCAAAG AAACAAAAACAGGATTCTGAAGTTGGGGAAAAGCGCAAGCGTTCCTCAACTgaggatgaagaagatgatgcgTTTGAGCATTCTGACAGCAAACAAGAATCTTTGGGGGATGAGGATAGTGATGCAGTTGTCAAAGCAGAAAGTGATAATGAGCAGAGCAAGTCAGATGAAGATGTTGAAGAAGATCATGAGGAACCCAAGCAGAAGCCAAGTGAGAAAAGTGCTTCTAAGAAGAGTGTGAAGAAGGAATCTGGTGGTAATAACAGGGAGAAGTCTAAGGCAGTGAAGAAAGAGAGCCCAGCCAAATCTCCCAAAACCTCTGGTAAAAGTGCCAAAAAAACTGTGAGTTCAGGATCTAAGAAAGTTGCTACTGAATCTGACTCAAAGGAGAAGTCCAAAGTTTCATCTTCTAAGAAACAGAAGGTTGAAAAGGACAGCGAGAAAGTACGTGATGCTTCTGGGAAAGAAAAAGCTACAAGTATTAAGCAGTCAAGCAACTCTTCGACAAAGGGTTCAGGAAAAGATCAAG GGAAATCAAAGAGTGACAAGAAGGCTAAGGCAGAACCCAGCAATGAGGAAATGCATAAAGTAGTAGTTGCCATTTTGAAGGAAGTGGATTTTAACACT GCAACCTTATCTGATATTCTCAGGCAACTTG GAACCCACTTTGGAGTGGATCTAATGCACCGAAAGTCTGAAGTTAAGGCTATAATTACTGAGGTTATAAATAACATGACTGACGAGGAAGATGAGGAAGAAGATGAGGAAGCTGAGGCTGGGAGTAATCATGAGAAAGATGAGGATGATGACAATGATGCTTAA
- the LOC113740225 gene encoding protein MICRORCHIDIA 7-like, protein MAEKKISPKIKSEILEEISPKPSTEAAVYLQTASVIDLSSSSSDSDSDDLPLSDDDVAGDNSRPKKKKKVDGSTANVKLPLGFLDPLPTKETRLSSSSPAPLAVHVPGDDALLALPAPKGIVAVSLECNAKQFWKAGDYEGAPSGDWDSSFGGMDHVRVHPRFLHSNATSHKWVLGAFAELLDNSLDEVCNGSTYVNIDMIENKKDGNRMLLIEDNGGGMNPDKMRQCMSLGYSAKSKIADTIGQYGNGFKTSTMRLGADVIVFSRSCGKEGNRSTQSIGLLSYTFLRGTGKEDIVVPMLDYERRGQAWDKIIRSSAADWSRNVDTIVKWSPFSSEADLLQQFNWMKDHGTRIIIYNLWEDDQGLLELDFDADPHDIQIRGVNRDEKNIQMAQQHPNSRHFLTYRHSLRSYASILYLRIPPGFRIILRGKDVEHHNIVNDMMMTKEVTYRPQAGVDGIPRDVNMVAIVNIGFVKDANAHIDVQGFNVYHKNRLIKPFWRVWHPPGSDGRGVIGVLEANFVEPAHDKQGFERTTVLSRLEKKLVEMQKHYWTSNCHKIGYAPRRNKKSANEEDNSPDSSLKYKSAKNAEMIDKAPDSGKRSLRSNSVDVSQNGHTEQGNNRSRTSGKRLSYSERSSPAAEDVSDDDGPTNVHKSQRNDFSQKSSSTRKLHGKHSSQTVRSPMRSRSVIAGHNFSKGGKPVGITTELDSESEDVGNGSSEVLDKLKEENHVLRERIERKEEEILGDLLKDLDEEKKRCKSLEAQLDGAKEEIQELRKEQESLIDIFSEERQRREIEEENLRKKLKDASNTIQDLLDKVRLLEKTRSISNGKRER, encoded by the exons ATGGCCGAAAAGAAAATTTCCCCGAAAATTAAATCAGAAATTCTCGAAGAAATCTCGCCGAAGCCTTCGACGGAGGCGGCGGTTTATTTGCAGACGGCTTCCGTAATTGATctcagtagtagtagtagtgatTCAGATTCCGATGACTTGCCGCTTTCAGATGATGACGTGGCGGGAGACAATTCGAggccgaagaagaagaagaaggtggACGGGTCGACTGCGAATGTGAAATTGCCGCTAGGGTTTCTTGATCCTTTACCAACTAAGGAAACGAGGTTGTCTTCATCATCACCGGCACCGTTGGCTGTGCATGTGCCGGGGGATGATGCTCTTTTAGCCTTGCCGGCGCCGAAGGGAATTGTGGCGGTGAGTTTGGAGTGTAATGCTAAGCAGTTTTGGAAGGCTGGAGACTATGAAGGAGCTCCTTCCGGTGATTGGGACTCATCTTTCG GAGGGATGGATCACGTGAGGGTTCATCCCAGATTCCTGCATTCAAATGCCACAAGTCATAAGTGGGTCCTTGGAG CATTTGCAGAGCTCTTGGACAACTCACTTGATGAG GTCTGCAATGGATCAACATATGTTAACATAGATATgattgaaaacaagaaagatgGGAACAGAATGTTGCTGATTGAAG ATAATGGTGGGGGCATGAATCCTGATAAAATGCGTCAATGCATGTCACTTGGGTATTCGGCGAAGAGCAAAATAGCTGATACTATTGGGCAGT ATGGAAATGGCTTTAAGACTAGTACAATGAGGCTTGGAGCTGATGTTATTGTTTTCTCACGGTCTTGTGGCAAAGAAGGAAATAG GTCCACACAAAGCATTGGTTTATTGTCCTACACATTTTTGAGAGGCACAGGAAAGGAAGATATTGTAGTTCCCATG CTTGATTATGAAAGAAGAGGCCAAGCGTGGGACAAGATAATAAGATCATCTGCTGCTGATTGGAGTAGGAATGTAGATACTATAGTGAAGTGGTCTCCTTTTTCAAGTGAAGCAGATCTTCTTCAACAG TTTAATTGGATGAAAGATCATGGCACTCGAATAATCATATACAATCTTTGGGAGGATGACCAAGGACTGTTAGAACTTGACTTCGATGCTGATCCCCAC GATATTCAAATTAGAGGCGTTAACAGGGATGAGAAGAATATACAAATGGCTCAACAGCATCCCAACTCCAGGCACTTCTTGACCTATCGACATTCATTAAGG AGTTATGCATCAATACTCTATCTTAGGATTCCACCTGGTTTCCGGATTATTCTCCGTGGCAAAGATGTTGAGCATCACAACATAGTGAATGATATGATGATGACTAAGGAGGTTACTTATCGCCCACAGGCTGGTGTAGATGGGATCCCAAGAGATGTCAAT ATGGTTGCCATTGTCAATATTGGATTTGTGAAGGATGCCAATGCTCACATTGATGTTCAAGGATTCAATGTTTATCACAAAAATAGACTTATCAAG CCATTTTGGAGAGTTTGGCATCCTCCTGGAAGTGATGGCCGTGGAGTCATAG GGGTCTTGGAAGCAAATTTTGTTGAACCAGCTCATGATAAGCAGGGGTTTGAGCGTACGACAGTTCTTTCAAGGCTTGAAAAGAAATTAGTAGAAATGCAAAAGCACTACTG GACTAGCAACTGTCACAAGATTGGCTATGCTCCACGACGTAATAAAAAATCAGCTAATGAGGAAG ACAATTCTCCTGACTCTTCTCTAAAATATAAATCGGCAAAGAATGCTGAGATGATTGATAAGGCACCTGATTCAGGAAAGAGATCCTTGCGCTCTAACTCAGTGGACGTTAGTCAAAATGGGCATACAGAACAGGGGAATAATAGAAGTAGAACATCTGGAAAAAGATTGAGTTATTCTGAACGATCATCACCTGCTGCTGAGGATGTTAGTGATGATGATGGTCCAACTAATGTCCACAAGAGTCAAAGAAatgatttttctcaaaaatcatcATCTACCAGGAAATTACATGGGAAACACAGCTCTCAAACGGTGCGTTCACCTATGCGCTCAAGATCTGTGATAGCTGGGCACAATTTCTCTAAAGGTGGAAAACCTGTTGGAATTACAACAGAGTTGGACTCTGAG AGTGAGGATGTTGGAAATGGATCCTCAGAGGTATTGGATAAGTTGAaagaagaaaatcatgttttgagaGAAAG AattgaaagaaaagaggaagagaTCTTAGGGGATCTACTAAAAGATTTAGatgaagaaaagaagagatgcAAGTCACTAGAAGCACAG TTGGACGgagcaaaagaagaaattcaAGAACTAAGGAAGGAACAAGAGAGTTTGATAGATATTTTCTCTGAGGAGAGGCAGCGTCGTGAAATTGAGGAGGAAAATTTGAGAAAGAAGTTGAag GATGCATCAAATACCATCCAAGATTTGCTTGACAAGGTGAGACTACTGGAGAAAACAAGGTCCATTTCAAATGGCAAACGGGAGCGTTGA
- the LOC113739801 gene encoding DEK domain-containing chromatin-associated protein 1-like isoform X4 translates to MASEKETLEEKQPGKEEKEEEEEEDPDAAVKNGGEGVKEAAAGEEKLPDKEVEEEGGKDEMEVDKKEEKEEKVEQEDGEEEKVEVEEEEEDKKEKKKVKKSAKKVKEKVSPATPAIERPTRERKTVERYTETSAARSASPKPIAIEKGQGTPLKDIPNVAYKLSKRKADDTLQMLHYILFGKKGRAQTLKKNIGMFSGFVWTENEEEKQRAKVKEKLDKCVKDRLFVFCDILNIRLNKAVAKKANLSAKLLEFLESPHATTEVLLADQEQGKRRKVKASTSKTSGSSDAATGKSAKKQKQDSEVGEKRKRSSTEDEEDDAFEHSDSKQESLGDEDSDAVVKAESDNEQSKSDEDVEEDHEEPKQKPSEKSASKKSVKKESGGNNREKSKAVKKESPAKSPKTSGKSAKKTVSSGSKKVATESDSKEKSKVSSSKKQKVEKDSEKVRDASGKEKATSIKQSSNSSTKGSGKDQGKSKSDKKAKAEPSNEEMHKVVVAILKEVDFNTATLSDILRQLGTHFGVDLMHRKSEVKAIITEVINNMTDEEDEEEDEEAEAGSNHEKDEDDDNDA, encoded by the exons ATGGCTTCTGAGAAAGAAACCCTCGAGGAGAAACAGCCAGGAAAGgaggagaaggaggaggaggaagaggaggatCCGGATGCTGCTGTGAAAAATGGTGGAGAAGGGGTAAAAGAAGCCGCAGCGGGTGAAGAGAAGTTGCCGGATAAAGAGGTGGAAGAAGAGGGAGGAAAAGATGAGATGGAAGTtgataagaaggaagagaaagagGAGAAAGTAGAGCAGGAGGATGGAGAAGAGGAAAAAGTTGaggtagaagaagaagaggaggataagaaggagaagaagaaagtgaagaagagCGCTAAGAAAGTGAAAGAGAAGGTTTCACCGGCGACACCGGCGATTGAGAGGCCCACCAGGGAGAGGAAGACTGTGGAGAGATATACCGAGACTTCTGCCGCAAGGAGTGCGTCGCCAAAACCGATAGCTATTGAGAAG gGTCAAGGCACGCCGCTAAAGGACATTCCTAATG TGGCATATAAGCTATCAAAAAGAAAAGCTGATGACACTCTACAGATGCTTCACTACATTCTTTTTGGCAAGAAAGGAAGG GCACAGACTTTGAAGAAAAACATAGGCATGTTTTCAGGCTTTGTCTGGACAGAAAATGAG GAGGAAAAGCAAAGGGCAAAAGTCAAGGAGAAGCTTGACAAATGTGTTAAGGACAGATTGTTTGTCTTTTGTGATATCCTCAATATTCGGTTGAACAAAGCTGTTGCAAAGAAGGCAA ATCTTTCAGCAAAGTTATTGGAGTTCTTGGAATCCCCACATGCTACCACAGAGGTTTTGCTTGCTGACCAGGAACAG GGTAAGAGACGGAAGGTGAAAGCATCAACAAGTAAAACTTCAGGCTCTTCGGATGCAGCTACAGGAAAGTCAGCAAAG AAACAAAAACAGGATTCTGAAGTTGGGGAAAAGCGCAAGCGTTCCTCAACTgaggatgaagaagatgatgcgTTTGAGCATTCTGACAGCAAACAAGAATCTTTGGGGGATGAGGATAGTGATGCAGTTGTCAAAGCAGAAAGTGATAATGAGCAGAGCAAGTCAGATGAAGATGTTGAAGAAGATCATGAGGAACCCAAGCAGAAGCCAAGTGAGAAAAGTGCTTCTAAGAAGAGTGTGAAGAAGGAATCTGGTGGTAATAACAGGGAGAAGTCTAAGGCAGTGAAGAAAGAGAGCCCAGCCAAATCTCCCAAAACCTCTGGTAAAAGTGCCAAAAAAACTGTGAGTTCAGGATCTAAGAAAGTTGCTACTGAATCTGACTCAAAGGAGAAGTCCAAAGTTTCATCTTCTAAGAAACAGAAGGTTGAAAAGGACAGCGAGAAAGTACGTGATGCTTCTGGGAAAGAAAAAGCTACAAGTATTAAGCAGTCAAGCAACTCTTCGACAAAGGGTTCAGGAAAAGATCAAG GGAAATCAAAGAGTGACAAGAAGGCTAAGGCAGAACCCAGCAATGAGGAAATGCATAAAGTAGTAGTTGCCATTTTGAAGGAAGTGGATTTTAACACT GCAACCTTATCTGATATTCTCAGGCAACTTG GAACCCACTTTGGAGTGGATCTAATGCACCGAAAGTCTGAAGTTAAGGCTATAATTACTGAGGTTATAAATAACATGACTGACGAGGAAGATGAGGAAGAAGATGAGGAAGCTGAGGCTGGGAGTAATCATGAGAAAGATGAGGATGATGACAATGATGCTTAA
- the LOC113739801 gene encoding DEK domain-containing chromatin-associated protein 1-like isoform X1 → MASEKETLEEKQPGKEEKEEEEEEDPDAAVKNGGEGVKEAAAGEEKLPDKEVEEEGGKDEMEVDKKEEKEEKVEQEDGEEEKVEVEEEEEDKKEKKKVKKSAKKVKEKVSPATPAIERPTRERKTVERYTETSAARSASPKPIAIEKGQGTPLKDIPNVAYKLSKRKADDTLQMLHYILFGKKGRAQTLKKNIGMFSGFVWTENEEEKQRAKVKEKLDKCVKDRLFVFCDILNIRLNKAVAKKEDLSAKLLEFLESPHATTEVLLADQEQKGKRRKVKASTSKTSGSSDAATGKSAKKQKQDSEVGEKRKRSSTEDEEDDAFEHSDSKQESLGDEDSDAVVKAESDNEQSKSDEDVEEDHEEPKQKPSEKSASKKSVKKESGGNNREKSKAVKKESPAKSPKTSGKSAKKTVSSGSKKVATESDSKEKSKVSSSKKQKVEKDSEKVRDASGKEKATSIKQSSNSSTKGSGKDQGKSKSDKKAKAEPSNEEMHKVVVAILKEVDFNTATLSDILRQLGTHFGVDLMHRKSEVKAIITEVINNMTDEEDEEEDEEAEAGSNHEKDEDDDNDA, encoded by the exons ATGGCTTCTGAGAAAGAAACCCTCGAGGAGAAACAGCCAGGAAAGgaggagaaggaggaggaggaagaggaggatCCGGATGCTGCTGTGAAAAATGGTGGAGAAGGGGTAAAAGAAGCCGCAGCGGGTGAAGAGAAGTTGCCGGATAAAGAGGTGGAAGAAGAGGGAGGAAAAGATGAGATGGAAGTtgataagaaggaagagaaagagGAGAAAGTAGAGCAGGAGGATGGAGAAGAGGAAAAAGTTGaggtagaagaagaagaggaggataagaaggagaagaagaaagtgaagaagagCGCTAAGAAAGTGAAAGAGAAGGTTTCACCGGCGACACCGGCGATTGAGAGGCCCACCAGGGAGAGGAAGACTGTGGAGAGATATACCGAGACTTCTGCCGCAAGGAGTGCGTCGCCAAAACCGATAGCTATTGAGAAG gGTCAAGGCACGCCGCTAAAGGACATTCCTAATG TGGCATATAAGCTATCAAAAAGAAAAGCTGATGACACTCTACAGATGCTTCACTACATTCTTTTTGGCAAGAAAGGAAGG GCACAGACTTTGAAGAAAAACATAGGCATGTTTTCAGGCTTTGTCTGGACAGAAAATGAG GAGGAAAAGCAAAGGGCAAAAGTCAAGGAGAAGCTTGACAAATGTGTTAAGGACAGATTGTTTGTCTTTTGTGATATCCTCAATATTCGGTTGAACAAAGCTGTTGCAAAGAAG GAAGATCTTTCAGCAAAGTTATTGGAGTTCTTGGAATCCCCACATGCTACCACAGAGGTTTTGCTTGCTGACCAGGAACAG AAGGGTAAGAGACGGAAGGTGAAAGCATCAACAAGTAAAACTTCAGGCTCTTCGGATGCAGCTACAGGAAAGTCAGCAAAG AAACAAAAACAGGATTCTGAAGTTGGGGAAAAGCGCAAGCGTTCCTCAACTgaggatgaagaagatgatgcgTTTGAGCATTCTGACAGCAAACAAGAATCTTTGGGGGATGAGGATAGTGATGCAGTTGTCAAAGCAGAAAGTGATAATGAGCAGAGCAAGTCAGATGAAGATGTTGAAGAAGATCATGAGGAACCCAAGCAGAAGCCAAGTGAGAAAAGTGCTTCTAAGAAGAGTGTGAAGAAGGAATCTGGTGGTAATAACAGGGAGAAGTCTAAGGCAGTGAAGAAAGAGAGCCCAGCCAAATCTCCCAAAACCTCTGGTAAAAGTGCCAAAAAAACTGTGAGTTCAGGATCTAAGAAAGTTGCTACTGAATCTGACTCAAAGGAGAAGTCCAAAGTTTCATCTTCTAAGAAACAGAAGGTTGAAAAGGACAGCGAGAAAGTACGTGATGCTTCTGGGAAAGAAAAAGCTACAAGTATTAAGCAGTCAAGCAACTCTTCGACAAAGGGTTCAGGAAAAGATCAAG GGAAATCAAAGAGTGACAAGAAGGCTAAGGCAGAACCCAGCAATGAGGAAATGCATAAAGTAGTAGTTGCCATTTTGAAGGAAGTGGATTTTAACACT GCAACCTTATCTGATATTCTCAGGCAACTTG GAACCCACTTTGGAGTGGATCTAATGCACCGAAAGTCTGAAGTTAAGGCTATAATTACTGAGGTTATAAATAACATGACTGACGAGGAAGATGAGGAAGAAGATGAGGAAGCTGAGGCTGGGAGTAATCATGAGAAAGATGAGGATGATGACAATGATGCTTAA